One Phycisphaera mikurensis NBRC 102666 DNA window includes the following coding sequences:
- the lpxA gene encoding acyl-ACP--UDP-N-acetylglucosamine O-acyltransferase yields MPTIHATAIIEPGAQLAEDARVGPFCWVGPKARLGAGTTLISHVTVTGRTTMGEGNTVWPNAVLGGDPQDLKFGGEDTELVIGDHNEIRESVTLHKGTANDRGQTRVGNHNLLMAYVHVAHDCRVGNHVVLANGVQMAGHVLVEDHVTVGGASAIHHFVTIGGHGFVGGMTRVTKDSPPFMTIEGNPAEVRRLNSVGLKRQGIGDDSRLHLRDAFRRLYSSRADSGGVGRTDAACDALEDAYPHDPHVQRLVTSVRNSASGQHGRYLETFRRDNAWTNPGK; encoded by the coding sequence ATGCCCACGATCCACGCCACCGCCATCATCGAACCCGGCGCCCAGCTCGCGGAAGACGCGCGCGTCGGGCCGTTCTGCTGGGTCGGTCCCAAGGCCCGCCTGGGCGCCGGCACCACGCTCATCTCGCACGTCACCGTCACCGGCCGCACCACGATGGGCGAGGGGAACACCGTCTGGCCCAACGCGGTGCTCGGCGGCGATCCGCAGGACTTGAAGTTCGGAGGCGAGGACACGGAGCTGGTGATCGGCGACCACAACGAGATCCGCGAGAGCGTGACCCTGCACAAGGGCACCGCCAACGATCGCGGCCAGACCCGCGTCGGCAACCACAACCTGCTGATGGCGTACGTGCACGTCGCCCACGACTGCCGCGTCGGCAACCACGTCGTGCTCGCCAACGGCGTGCAGATGGCCGGTCACGTGCTCGTCGAGGACCACGTGACCGTGGGCGGCGCCTCGGCGATCCACCACTTCGTGACGATCGGCGGGCACGGCTTCGTCGGCGGCATGACCCGCGTCACCAAGGACTCGCCGCCGTTCATGACGATCGAGGGCAACCCCGCCGAGGTCCGCCGGCTCAACTCCGTGGGCCTCAAGCGGCAGGGCATCGGCGACGACAGCCGGCTGCACCTGCGTGACGCGTTCCGCCGGCTGTACAGCTCGCGGGCGGACTCCGGCGGCGTCGGCCGGACCGACGCCGCTTGCGACGCCCTCGAGGACGCGTACCCCCACGACCCGCACGTGCAGCGGCTGGTGACCTCGGTCCGCAACTCCGCCAGCGGCCAGCACGGCCGCTACCTCGAGACCTTCCGCCGCGACAACGCCTGGACGAACCCGGGCAAGTGA
- the serA gene encoding phosphoglycerate dehydrogenase, which yields MPEASPKKTILAADKLAPEGLDWIRSQPDAELLEKPGLSEAEYAAILRGGGVHAMIVRSAITVSAGVLADPGDLAVIARAGVGVDNIDIPAATARGILVVNTAEASTITTAEHAFTLLASLLRNIAPAAASMREGQWDRSKFQGRQLHGMTLGVVGLGRIGRTVAERALAFGMKVVGHDPFVHADLQIDGHTVRTFRSFAELAPHADAVTFHVPKTAETTGMLDEASFALCRDGVFVVNASRGGIVDEQALVAALGSGKCGGAALDVYTSEPPPADSPLRSAPRLLLTPHLGASTQEAQTAVSVEAAKACMAYLRGEGISGAVNAGGVRVDLSPRQRAFVELAGKMATLLSPMITRGIAGVEVALDGDDLAPAAGTVERTVLVGLLQRHLASALNVINVADVAEKRGIRVTTRSSGGDPGGGKLTLTVHGPADAVDASTEAADRSRRIVGRVYADGAPRVVEVNGYAMDMVPAGAMVLIQNEDKPGIIGAVGTAFGSAGVNIADMTISRRSREGEHVATALMLLKLDAAAPAGLLADLEALPAVRKVAAVQV from the coding sequence ATGCCGGAAGCCTCCCCCAAGAAGACGATCCTCGCCGCCGACAAGCTCGCCCCCGAGGGGTTGGATTGGATCCGCAGCCAGCCCGACGCGGAGCTGCTCGAGAAGCCGGGGCTGTCCGAGGCGGAGTACGCGGCGATCCTCAGAGGCGGCGGCGTGCACGCGATGATCGTGCGCTCGGCCATCACGGTGTCCGCCGGGGTGCTCGCGGATCCAGGGGACCTGGCCGTGATCGCGCGGGCCGGCGTGGGCGTCGACAACATCGACATCCCCGCCGCGACGGCCAGGGGCATCCTCGTCGTCAACACCGCGGAGGCCTCGACCATCACCACCGCCGAGCACGCCTTCACGCTGCTCGCGTCGCTGCTGCGGAACATCGCTCCGGCGGCGGCTTCCATGCGGGAGGGCCAGTGGGACCGCTCCAAGTTCCAGGGCCGCCAGCTGCACGGCATGACGCTGGGCGTCGTCGGCCTGGGCCGCATCGGCCGGACGGTGGCCGAGCGGGCGCTGGCCTTCGGCATGAAGGTCGTCGGGCACGACCCCTTCGTGCACGCGGACCTGCAGATCGACGGCCACACCGTGCGGACCTTCCGCAGCTTCGCGGAGCTGGCGCCGCACGCGGACGCCGTCACCTTCCACGTGCCCAAGACCGCGGAAACCACCGGCATGCTCGACGAAGCGTCGTTCGCGCTCTGCCGCGACGGCGTCTTCGTGGTCAACGCCTCCCGCGGCGGCATCGTCGACGAGCAAGCCCTGGTGGCGGCGCTGGGCAGCGGCAAGTGCGGCGGGGCCGCGTTGGACGTCTACACCAGCGAGCCTCCGCCGGCCGACAGCCCGCTGCGATCGGCTCCGCGCCTGCTGCTCACGCCCCACCTGGGCGCGAGCACGCAGGAGGCGCAGACCGCGGTCTCGGTCGAGGCGGCCAAGGCGTGCATGGCCTACCTGCGGGGGGAGGGGATCTCCGGTGCGGTCAACGCGGGCGGCGTCCGCGTCGACCTGTCGCCGCGGCAGCGGGCCTTCGTCGAGCTGGCGGGGAAGATGGCGACGCTGCTGTCGCCGATGATCACCCGCGGCATCGCCGGCGTGGAGGTGGCGCTCGACGGCGACGACCTCGCGCCCGCCGCGGGCACCGTCGAGCGGACCGTGCTCGTCGGCCTGCTCCAGCGTCACCTCGCCTCGGCGCTGAACGTCATCAACGTCGCCGACGTGGCGGAGAAGCGCGGCATCCGGGTCACCACCCGCAGCTCCGGCGGCGACCCCGGCGGCGGCAAGCTCACGCTGACCGTGCACGGCCCCGCCGATGCGGTCGACGCGAGCACCGAGGCGGCCGACCGCAGCCGCCGGATCGTCGGCCGCGTGTACGCCGACGGCGCCCCGCGCGTCGTGGAGGTCAACGGCTACGCGATGGACATGGTGCCCGCCGGCGCGATGGTGCTGATCCAGAACGAGGACAAGCCGGGGATCATCGGCGCCGTCGGCACGGCCTTCGGATCGGCCGGCGTGAACATCGCCGACATGACCATCTCCCGGCGGTCCCGCGAGGGTGAGCACGTGGCGACGGCGCTCATGCTCCTCAAGCTCGACGCCGCCGCGCCGGCGGGATTGCTCGCGGACCTGGAGGCCCTGCCGGCGGTGCGGAAGGTCGCCGCGGTGCAGGTCTAG
- the hemL gene encoding glutamate-1-semialdehyde 2,1-aminomutase encodes MTANPAPAAPPAERYARSAASHAEAKRYMPGGVNSPVRAYRAVGREPVTIRSGAGAWVTDVDGNRYVDYVGSYGPLILGHAAPQVLAAVGEAMRNGTTFGMPTEAETRLARTVVDAVPGVDVVRFVNSGTEAAMSALRLARAATGGHRVIKCIGCYHGHTDAMLVSAGSAATSLGVPSSPGVPAAVAASTLLVPFNDLDAVERAMATHRGEIACMAVEPIAGNMGLVPPAPGYLQGLRALCDRFGVPLLFDEVMTGFRVDHGCAQGLYGVTPDLTCLGKVVGGGLPCAAYGGREELMRQVAPDGPVYQAGTLSGNPLAMAAGQAQLDALAADGFAAYRRLEAASARLEEGLRGLAADAGCPLTTTRVGSMLGVFFVEEDGSPVRDYADATAQSTRRYAAFFGAMLDAGVILAPAAFECWFVSTAHDDEAIEHTLAAAGPAFAAAAATPFRSAEVRSPEADA; translated from the coding sequence ATGACCGCGAATCCCGCGCCCGCCGCTCCGCCCGCCGAACGCTACGCCCGCTCCGCGGCATCGCACGCCGAGGCGAAACGCTACATGCCCGGCGGGGTGAACTCGCCGGTCCGCGCCTACCGCGCCGTCGGGCGCGAGCCCGTGACGATCCGCAGCGGGGCCGGGGCTTGGGTCACCGACGTCGACGGCAACCGCTATGTGGACTACGTCGGCAGCTACGGTCCGCTGATCCTCGGCCACGCGGCGCCGCAAGTGCTTGCCGCCGTGGGCGAAGCGATGCGCAACGGGACCACCTTCGGGATGCCCACCGAGGCGGAGACGCGGCTGGCCCGAACCGTGGTGGACGCGGTGCCCGGCGTCGACGTCGTGCGTTTCGTGAACTCCGGCACCGAAGCCGCGATGTCGGCGTTGCGCCTGGCGCGGGCGGCGACGGGCGGGCACCGCGTGATCAAGTGCATCGGCTGCTACCACGGCCACACCGATGCGATGCTGGTCTCCGCGGGCTCGGCGGCGACCTCGCTGGGTGTGCCCAGCAGCCCGGGCGTGCCCGCGGCGGTGGCGGCGTCCACGCTGCTCGTGCCCTTCAACGACCTGGACGCGGTGGAGCGGGCCATGGCCACCCACCGCGGCGAGATCGCGTGCATGGCCGTCGAGCCGATCGCGGGAAACATGGGGCTGGTCCCGCCGGCGCCGGGGTACCTGCAGGGGCTCCGCGCCCTGTGCGACCGCTTCGGCGTCCCGCTGCTCTTCGATGAGGTGATGACCGGCTTCCGCGTCGATCACGGCTGCGCCCAGGGGCTGTACGGCGTCACGCCCGACCTCACGTGCCTGGGCAAGGTGGTCGGCGGCGGCCTGCCGTGCGCGGCCTACGGCGGCCGGGAGGAGCTGATGCGCCAGGTCGCGCCCGACGGGCCGGTCTACCAGGCCGGAACGCTCTCGGGCAACCCCCTGGCGATGGCGGCGGGGCAGGCGCAGCTCGACGCGCTCGCCGCGGACGGCTTCGCCGCGTACCGCCGGCTCGAGGCGGCGTCGGCACGCCTCGAAGAAGGCCTCCGCGGCCTCGCCGCCGACGCCGGCTGCCCGCTCACGACCACCCGCGTCGGCTCGATGCTCGGCGTCTTCTTCGTCGAGGAGGACGGCAGCCCCGTCCGCGACTACGCCGACGCCACGGCGCAGTCGACGCGGCGGTACGCCGCCTTCTTCGGCGCCATGCTCGACGCCGGCGTCATCCTCGCCCCCGCCGCCTTCGAGTGCTGGTTCGTCTCGACGGCGCACGACGACGAAGCCATCGAGCACACGCTCGCCGCCGCCGGGCCGGCCTTCGCGGCCGCGGCGGCGACGCCGTTCCGCTCGGCGGAGGTCCGCTCGCCGGAGGCGGACGCGTAG
- the rpsO gene encoding 30S ribosomal protein S15 produces the protein MSITTARKKEVIADSQRSANDSGSPEVQISILTERIKSLTEHLKQHRHDFSSQRGLLQMVSRRRRLLTYLQRKDRPGYQALITKLGLRR, from the coding sequence ATGAGCATCACGACGGCCCGCAAGAAGGAAGTGATCGCGGACAGCCAGCGATCGGCGAACGACTCCGGCAGCCCGGAGGTCCAGATCTCGATCCTCACCGAGCGCATCAAGTCGCTGACCGAGCACCTCAAGCAGCACCGCCACGACTTCTCCAGCCAGCGCGGCCTGCTCCAGATGGTCTCCCGCCGCCGCCGGCTGCTGACCTACCTGCAGCGCAAGGACCGCCCCGGCTACCAGGCCCTCATCACCAAGCTGGGGCTGCGCCGCTGA
- the glnA gene encoding type I glutamate--ammonia ligase, with protein sequence MTADEIAGHMKTGEFEFLDCRFLDFPGLWQNCTYTASEVDADRLAGGFGFDGSAIRGWQAINESDMLLVPDCDTARRDPFAERATLAVICDVRDPVTKKTYGRDPRAVAKKAQKHLEATGIADTAHFGPELEFFLFDRVRFDQTTNAAWYEVDSAEGVWNRGSDHPGNRGHQIPIRQGYFPCPPVDTMHDLRGEMAATMQSLGIRVECHHHEVATGGQQEIDLRFDALLPMADKCMFYKHVVKRVAANHGRVATFMAKPLLGDNGSGMHTHFSLWKDDEPVFAGRRYAGLSQLGLWAIGGILRHTPSLLAFCAPGTNSYKRLVPGFEAPVSLVYSSRNRSAAIRIPRYDDRPGSKRLEFRCPDPSANPYLAFSAILMAALDGIQNEIDPGDPVDLDLYDLEPERFAAIPRTPATLDEALSALDADRGYLLAGDVFPADLIDGWIAYKRQHEVDALRARPHPHEFEMYFHS encoded by the coding sequence ATGACCGCGGACGAAATCGCCGGGCACATGAAGACCGGCGAGTTCGAGTTCCTCGACTGCCGCTTCCTCGACTTCCCGGGCCTCTGGCAGAACTGCACCTACACCGCCAGCGAGGTCGACGCCGACCGCCTCGCCGGCGGCTTCGGCTTCGACGGCAGCGCGATCCGCGGCTGGCAGGCGATCAACGAGTCGGACATGCTCCTGGTGCCCGACTGCGACACCGCCCGACGCGACCCCTTCGCCGAGCGGGCGACGCTCGCGGTGATCTGCGACGTCCGCGACCCGGTGACCAAGAAGACGTACGGCCGCGACCCCCGGGCCGTCGCGAAGAAGGCGCAGAAGCACCTGGAAGCCACCGGGATCGCCGACACCGCGCACTTCGGGCCCGAGCTGGAGTTCTTCCTCTTCGACCGCGTCCGCTTCGACCAGACGACCAACGCCGCCTGGTACGAGGTGGACTCGGCCGAGGGCGTGTGGAACCGCGGCAGCGACCACCCCGGCAACCGCGGCCACCAGATCCCGATCCGCCAGGGCTACTTCCCCTGCCCGCCGGTCGACACGATGCACGACCTGCGCGGCGAGATGGCGGCGACGATGCAGAGCCTGGGCATCCGCGTGGAGTGCCACCACCACGAGGTCGCCACCGGCGGGCAGCAGGAGATCGACCTCCGCTTCGACGCGCTCCTGCCGATGGCCGACAAGTGCATGTTCTACAAGCACGTGGTCAAGCGGGTGGCCGCCAACCACGGGCGCGTCGCCACGTTCATGGCCAAGCCGCTGCTCGGCGACAACGGCAGCGGGATGCACACGCACTTCTCGCTGTGGAAGGACGACGAACCGGTCTTCGCCGGCCGCCGCTACGCCGGGCTCTCGCAGCTGGGGCTCTGGGCGATCGGCGGCATCCTCCGCCACACGCCGTCGCTGCTGGCCTTCTGCGCCCCCGGCACCAACAGCTACAAGCGGCTCGTGCCCGGCTTCGAGGCGCCCGTCTCGCTGGTCTACTCCTCGCGGAACCGCTCCGCCGCGATCCGCATCCCGCGCTACGACGACCGGCCGGGCTCCAAGCGCCTGGAGTTCCGTTGCCCCGACCCCAGCGCCAACCCGTACCTCGCCTTCTCCGCGATCCTGATGGCGGCGCTGGACGGCATCCAGAACGAGATCGACCCCGGCGACCCGGTCGACCTGGACCTCTACGACCTCGAGCCCGAACGATTCGCGGCCATCCCCCGCACGCCGGCCACGCTCGACGAGGCCCTCTCCGCCCTCGACGCCGACCGCGGCTACCTGCTCGCCGGCGACGTGTTCCCCGCCGACCTGATCGACGGCTGGATCGCGTACAAGCGGCAGCACGAGGTCGATGCGCTGCGGGCCCGCCCGCACCCGCACGAGTTCGAGATGTACTTCCACAGCTAG
- the lpxC gene encoding UDP-3-O-acyl-N-acetylglucosamine deacetylase: METQKTIAEPVGIAGKGLFHGKDAELTFRPAPENHGIVFRRTDLGNATVPALVDHVVKRSRRTALKLGEAVIETCEHVLSAVAGWSIDNLIIDLDAAEVPGVDGSALPFYEAIASAGVREQAAARRYLVVEEPVTIVQDEAELVALPSHDPGLDLTYQLDYSPQNALIGRQLQQFRTHGDDYRDQIAPSRTFSLEAEAKAALAQGLFAHLSPSEVLVIGEDGPLGGNAFRFADEPVRHKILDLLGDLALVGSPIRGRVIARRSGHPLNHELARALVTQGRRQGRMELARTANVADVRRLLRMMPHRYPMLLVDRVLEIDGDRRALGVKNVTINEPFFQGHYPGTPIMPGVLIVEAMAQLSGVLIGQSLEQVGKLPIMLSLDRVKLRRTVTPGDQLILEAEAVRIRSRIAHMRCRAYVAEEVAAEAEVKFMLVDDDQS, encoded by the coding sequence ATGGAGACACAGAAGACCATCGCAGAACCGGTCGGCATCGCCGGGAAGGGGCTGTTCCACGGCAAGGACGCCGAGCTCACCTTCCGCCCGGCCCCCGAGAACCACGGGATCGTCTTCCGCCGCACCGACCTGGGGAACGCGACGGTCCCGGCGCTGGTGGATCACGTCGTGAAGCGCTCGCGGCGGACGGCGCTCAAGCTCGGCGAGGCGGTGATCGAGACCTGCGAGCACGTGCTCTCCGCCGTCGCCGGCTGGTCCATCGACAACCTGATCATCGACCTCGACGCGGCCGAGGTGCCGGGCGTCGACGGCTCGGCGCTGCCTTTCTACGAGGCCATCGCCTCGGCGGGCGTGCGGGAGCAGGCGGCCGCCCGCCGCTACCTGGTGGTCGAAGAGCCGGTGACCATCGTGCAGGACGAGGCCGAGCTGGTGGCGCTGCCGTCGCACGACCCCGGGCTGGACCTCACCTACCAGCTGGACTACAGCCCGCAGAACGCGCTGATCGGCCGGCAGCTGCAGCAGTTCCGCACGCACGGCGACGACTACCGCGATCAGATCGCCCCCTCGCGCACCTTCAGCCTCGAGGCGGAGGCGAAGGCCGCCCTCGCCCAGGGCCTGTTCGCCCACCTCTCGCCCTCCGAGGTGCTGGTCATCGGCGAGGACGGGCCGCTGGGCGGCAACGCCTTCCGCTTCGCCGACGAGCCGGTCCGCCACAAGATCCTCGACCTCCTCGGCGACCTCGCCCTGGTGGGCTCGCCGATCCGCGGCCGCGTCATCGCACGCCGCTCCGGCCACCCCCTCAACCACGAGCTGGCCCGGGCGCTGGTGACGCAGGGGCGGCGGCAGGGCCGGATGGAGCTCGCCCGGACCGCGAACGTCGCCGACGTCCGCCGGCTGCTGCGGATGATGCCCCACCGCTACCCGATGCTGCTGGTCGACCGCGTGCTGGAGATCGACGGCGACCGCCGGGCGTTGGGCGTCAAGAACGTGACAATCAACGAGCCCTTCTTCCAGGGCCACTACCCCGGCACGCCGATCATGCCCGGCGTGCTGATCGTCGAGGCGATGGCTCAGCTCTCCGGGGTGCTGATCGGCCAGAGCCTCGAGCAGGTGGGCAAGCTTCCGATCATGCTCTCGCTGGACCGCGTCAAGCTCCGCCGCACCGTCACCCCCGGCGACCAGCTCATCCTCGAGGCCGAGGCCGTCCGCATCCGCAGCCGCATCGCGCACATGCGGTGCCGGGCCTACGTCGCCGAGGAGGTCGCCGCCGAGGCGGAAGTGAAGTTCATGCTGGTCGACGACGACCAGAGCTGA
- a CDS encoding DNA-3-methyladenine glycosylase family protein has protein sequence MPEPASSRWDAGTRALRTDPHLGPLIASAPPCPFAPERGVFRRLARAVFAQQLSAKGAATLFARFEAHAGRATPASVLAACRDGSLDDDTLRFCGLSRQKKSYLVDLAEHFAGGRLDARKLNRMGDDEAVAALTAVRGVGRWTAQMWLIFGAARPDVWPVDDLAIRIATGRVLGLAQRPTARETAAIGERWRPHRTLAAWLLWRSLDTPARSRARADAAPSRPAPRRPSAPPAGPPGPRAIPPARRRRA, from the coding sequence ATGCCCGAACCCGCCTCCTCCCGGTGGGACGCCGGCACCCGGGCCCTCCGCACAGACCCGCACCTGGGCCCGCTGATCGCGAGCGCGCCGCCGTGCCCCTTCGCCCCGGAGCGGGGCGTGTTCCGCCGGCTGGCCCGCGCCGTCTTCGCGCAGCAACTCTCGGCCAAGGGGGCGGCGACGCTGTTCGCGCGCTTCGAGGCGCACGCCGGCCGGGCGACGCCCGCGAGCGTCCTCGCGGCGTGCCGCGACGGGAGCCTCGACGACGACACGCTCCGCTTCTGCGGGCTGTCGCGCCAGAAGAAGTCGTACCTGGTCGACCTCGCGGAGCACTTCGCCGGGGGCCGGCTGGACGCGCGGAAGCTCAACCGCATGGGAGACGACGAGGCGGTCGCCGCGCTCACCGCGGTCCGCGGGGTCGGCCGCTGGACCGCGCAGATGTGGCTGATCTTCGGGGCCGCCCGACCGGACGTCTGGCCGGTGGACGACCTCGCGATCCGCATCGCCACCGGCCGCGTGCTCGGCCTGGCCCAGCGGCCAACGGCCCGGGAGACCGCCGCCATCGGCGAGCGGTGGCGTCCGCACCGCACGCTCGCGGCGTGGCTGCTCTGGCGCTCGCTCGACACGCCCGCCCGGTCGCGCGCCCGGGCCGATGCGGCGCCGTCTAGACCTGCACCGCGGCGACCTTCCGCACCGCCGGCAGGGCCTCCAGGTCCGCGAGCAATCCCGCCGGCGCGGCGGCGTCGAGCTTGA
- the dnaX gene encoding DNA polymerase III subunit gamma/tau, whose protein sequence is MAYTVLARRYRSQRFAGVIGQQPVAETLKNAIASGRVAHAYLFCGTRGVGKTSMARLFARALNAPDTVEDAPRAEGVAYPPEDVQERMAQAIMSGQDMNVVEIDGASNNSVDNARQLIANAGLSPTANALYKIYIIDEVHMLSGAAFNALLKTMEEPPPHVKFILCTTEAHKVPPTIQSRCQRFEFRDIPTAQIAEHLRGVLDGEQTQASDEVLWQVARLGRGSMRDALSLMDRLLATGENPLTPRVLSDMLGLPQQSLVTGLVSAMAAGDLPGTLEGTAELLGRGVGQDQLTEVLIEFLRNLMLIAACGPGSELVELSEDVKPEAAELAERFDAAGLVHMMTLLENLQRSAKSSPTPRALLDATVVRLALSEKVADVAGLLAGPGGPGGPDGPGGKKKA, encoded by the coding sequence ATGGCTTACACGGTCCTGGCACGCCGGTACCGGAGCCAGCGGTTCGCGGGCGTGATCGGCCAGCAGCCGGTTGCCGAAACGCTCAAGAACGCCATCGCCTCGGGGCGGGTGGCGCACGCCTACCTCTTCTGCGGGACCCGCGGCGTCGGCAAGACGTCGATGGCGCGGCTCTTCGCCCGGGCGCTCAACGCGCCCGATACGGTGGAGGACGCGCCCCGGGCGGAGGGCGTCGCGTACCCGCCCGAAGACGTGCAGGAACGGATGGCCCAGGCGATCATGTCCGGGCAGGACATGAACGTCGTGGAGATCGACGGGGCGAGCAACAACTCGGTCGACAACGCCCGGCAGCTCATCGCCAACGCCGGTCTGTCGCCCACCGCGAACGCGCTCTACAAGATCTACATCATCGACGAGGTCCACATGCTCTCGGGCGCGGCGTTCAACGCCCTGCTCAAGACGATGGAGGAGCCGCCGCCGCACGTGAAGTTCATCCTGTGCACCACCGAGGCGCACAAGGTTCCCCCCACGATCCAGTCGCGCTGCCAACGGTTCGAGTTCCGCGACATCCCGACCGCGCAGATCGCCGAGCACCTCCGCGGCGTGCTCGACGGGGAGCAGACCCAAGCCTCCGACGAGGTGCTCTGGCAGGTGGCCCGGCTCGGCCGCGGCTCGATGCGGGACGCGCTGTCGCTGATGGACCGCCTGCTCGCCACCGGGGAGAACCCGCTGACGCCCCGGGTGCTCAGCGACATGCTCGGGCTGCCCCAGCAGTCGCTGGTCACCGGGCTGGTCTCGGCGATGGCGGCCGGCGACCTGCCCGGCACGCTGGAGGGCACGGCCGAGCTGCTGGGCCGGGGCGTCGGGCAGGACCAGCTCACCGAGGTGCTCATCGAGTTCCTGCGCAACCTCATGCTGATCGCGGCGTGCGGCCCCGGCAGCGAGCTCGTCGAGCTCTCCGAGGACGTGAAGCCCGAGGCGGCGGAGCTGGCGGAACGCTTCGACGCCGCCGGGCTCGTGCACATGATGACGCTGCTGGAGAACCTGCAGCGGTCGGCGAAGAGCTCGCCCACGCCGCGCGCCCTGCTCGACGCGACCGTGGTGCGGCTGGCGCTCTCCGAGAAGGTCGCCGACGTGGCGGGCCTGCTGGCCGGTCCGGGCGGTCCGGGCGGCCCGGACGGTCCGGGCGGAAAAAAAAAAGCCTGA
- a CDS encoding DUF1569 domain-containing protein: MDQPRRRNLHFQKLDDLVADARAVALHPHETTGNWNASQILLHVAALIGVANRGTDVRLPLPVRLVGKALRAFGIHRREIRAGIKAPPALMAENDANACVPVEEAVATLEREVAEAQAKPMSHPSPLFGKLSHDDWVALHCRHAELHFSFLQPTPDPVAGAPTGGG; the protein is encoded by the coding sequence ATGGATCAGCCGCGACGACGGAACCTGCACTTCCAGAAGCTCGACGACCTCGTCGCCGACGCCCGGGCGGTCGCCCTGCACCCGCACGAAACCACCGGGAACTGGAACGCCTCGCAGATCCTGCTGCACGTCGCGGCGCTGATCGGCGTGGCCAACCGCGGGACCGACGTCCGCCTGCCGCTGCCGGTCCGGCTCGTGGGGAAGGCGTTGAGAGCGTTCGGGATCCACCGCCGCGAGATCCGCGCCGGGATCAAGGCGCCACCGGCGCTGATGGCAGAGAACGACGCCAACGCTTGCGTGCCGGTGGAGGAGGCGGTGGCCACGCTGGAGCGCGAGGTGGCCGAGGCCCAGGCCAAGCCGATGTCGCACCCGAGCCCGCTCTTCGGGAAGCTCAGCCACGACGACTGGGTGGCCCTGCACTGCCGCCACGCCGAGCTGCACTTCTCGTTCCTCCAGCCGACGCCCGATCCGGTCGCGGGTGCGCCGACCGGCGGCGGCTGA